Proteins co-encoded in one Haladaptatus sp. ZSTT2 genomic window:
- a CDS encoding DUF7501 family protein: MHTSPVWSDPEHCPFCEAALVDGGSGFIDHIETSQSCNQGFSLWRQQVADDIGSEWGG; the protein is encoded by the coding sequence ATGCATACTTCCCCGGTGTGGAGTGACCCGGAACACTGTCCGTTCTGTGAGGCAGCGTTGGTCGATGGTGGCTCCGGCTTCATCGACCACATCGAGACGAGTCAATCGTGTAATCAAGGATTCAGTCTGTGGCGCCAGCAGGTCGCAGACGACATCGGCAGCGAGTGGGGTGG